TCTCCCGCCTTTTGGCTTTCTTGTGCTGTTGCCTGATTTTCCAGCACAAGGCGCTAGAAGCCAGCAAGAGGAGTCCAGATGACAAGAGGACCAGTCCAAACACTGAGATGATTGAGCCGTGGGAATTGAAGCTGTACGCCACAGCGGTGACCACCACTCCAGCTATAAGAATGACCACGCCAAAGGGGATAGTGCAACGGTAACAGGACAGCTCCGCTCCTCCGGTTGCTGCAGTCAGCTGGCACTCACTGACCAAAGGGACAGTGGTTACCACGCAGTCGTTGTTATTGCTCTTCTCCATCGTTACAGGTTCAGGATGCTTTGGAGCTCCCAGAATCTCTTTAATGGGCTCGTCTGTCATCTTGTGCTTCTGGACTTTCTAGGCAAATTCTTAGGCTAGACCAGGTTCTGCTGAATATGCCTTACACTGTGGAAAGAAGATGCAAGCATTCAGCTGATAAGTCTTTAACTATTACGCACATTTATGGTACACAGAAAGGTCCCAGTCCGGATCAGGGCCCAGTTGTGCTAGAGGCTGCACAAACATAGCATCTTTGATCGGGCAAAGATTTATGTCTGGGCTTAACTTTCAGCATGAGTGTATTTCCTGTTGATTGATTGCAGTGAACTGGAGTTGATTTGAAATGGGGCTACTCCCAGGCCTGAcgctaagcacatgcataagtctttgaaggaactgagccacagagctAGACAAACGCTTGCCCTGAAGGGTCTTGGGCCAAATCTTGTCAGCTATATCTGTACAACCTAAAGCCAATGAGCTGGTGCAAAATAGGTGCGACTTCTtagacttcagtggaattgcaccTGCTTATGTTACGGAATTTGGCACAGTGAGTTTGCTTGTgcgagagagcagaatttggctagtCTCatcacatttttaatatataggcATTGCTCATCACTACGGCATCTACACTTAGGCCCCGATCCTGGAAAGACTCAAGCACCCATTTAACGCTAAGCTtctgaatagtcccactgagttcaatgaggCTAGTCACctacttaaagttaggcacattaGTAAGTCTTGAAGGCTTGGGGCTTTAAAAGAAGGGGGAGGGTCTGATGCATTTTCACCCAAAGTACATGAAGCATCTAggcagtttaaaataaaaatataaactagCAAACAGTAATATAACAGCTTGATCCTGGGagattgtttttttatttttataacaatTATCAGCTCTTCcttctattattttatttatacatataAATAAAACCAGGAAGCTTTTTACAATAATAAGTCTGATCTCTATTAATTGTTTATAAGTTATTAGATTCCACATCCTTTGTACTTTTCTTGAGTCTTTCTTCTCAATTCATAAATAGCACATCACTGACTCTAGATCACCGGATATCACCTGTCAGTAGGGAATGTGTCAAATAAGCAATACTACGTATTTATTTAGTTTCATAACAGTGTTGCAACTTCCATAACTGTACTTAACTTGCATTCCTCCTGAGAGATTCCATGGGTATTGCCTCTCGGAATCATTTTATTACAGCTTCTTTGAAAGCAAATCAtgacaagcattaaaaaaaaaaggccagattctgccccctttactcacactgagtaataactgagtagccccattgagcTAAGTAAGACTTTACTGACTTCCTGTCTGCatctaggccctgattcagcaaacagTGATACCATCTATCAATTTTTAATGGGAATTGGACATCCAAATCCCTAGGCGCCACTGAAAATCTCAACCTAAATATATCTACAGTATAAATGCACAGTTTTGATCAAACCTATTTTGACGGTTCTAATATCGATTTCAATTTCCAGCCTTGGGTTGGAAGATGAGTTTGAAGCTGTCCATGAAATGAATGACTAATTCAGAGAATAAACTTCTCATTCGATAGATAAAAAATTTTGCTTtttggttcatttaaaaaaaaagttacttcttTCTTTTAGGCTCTGCCACAGACGACAAGTAGAACTGCTTGTGTGAGTAACATTCAGTGCATGTGTAAACTGGTACATGCTCAGGGCCTTATAAATATTTAAACGcatctgggattttcaaaagaaaataagggaattaggtgcccaaaTGGGATTTGAGCACCTAACTCCTACAGGCTCAGTTGAAAATCCTGGGCTGTGGTCTCTCTGGAGCAGGAACTGCCCTTGATTTATATCTGCATGAGACCTAGCACAACAAGGCTCTCAGCTCATCCTTGATCAGGGTTCCTAGACACTACGGCCATGCAGTAACGTGCAGGGTACCCAGCACCGTGGAATCCAAGCGCTGGGAAATACCAACGGCTGCTTTATTTTAAACGATTCCAACTCTCCCCTTTCATCCAGACTCTCTCAACACCCCAGCCCCCAGATCTCTGCTTGTTTTGTCTATTTGACAGCTCACATTTCTCACCCCGAGGCTGGGTCTGTCCTCTATTGGCACTGAACAATAAGCTCTCTCTCAAGTTAAGGATTATTTAGAGAAAGGgcagccgacgaagtgggtattcacccccgaaagctcatgctccaatacgtctgttagtctataaggtgccacaggactctttgctgcttttacaaatccagactaacacagctacccctctgatacttaaagaaAGGGGTTTGGGTTGAATGTTTCTAAAAAACTGCAAATGCGCCTGTATCGGGGAGGGCTCGTTCTATGCTCTAATGTTGCCGTTTCAATACATCAGGCCTGGGATTGTCAAAGGGATTTAAGTTCCCACTGAATTTCAAACTCCCGTAGGCTTCTTTGAAAACTCCAGCCTAAAGCTGTTAAGGCTGTTAAACTGCCCAATTGACCACTACAGCAATCCTTAATGGGACACACTTTGGCTGCGTCTACACTTGCAGCAAAGGGGTGCGATTCCCAGCTCCCGTAGACacactcatgctagctctcattgagtgAGTGTGCCAAAAATAGCATAGCCacagtagcatgggcagcagtgaGCGGTGACCCGGGCTAGCAGCCTCCCCGTGACAAACCCCATGGCTACGTACGCAAGGCTGCCGCTCACTGGTGATCATGCTACTGCAACTACATACTATTCATAGTGCACTAGCTCGATGGGAGCTAGTACATACCCCCATCtcacaatcacacccccagcttcaAGCATAGAAGTAGCCTTAGAGGACTCCAGGGATTGCGATAAATCTGGAGATAAAGTGTGCTCCAATTAATAATGAATTGCATTATACGCAGGCATTTTCAGACATTTATACCCTGGGTACAAATGCCCCTTCTTTTGTTTAATGAACGTATAGTTTCAGGCCCTACACCTGTCCCTGTGCGCCCCCTGCCAGTTTTGTTGGGTTAACAATCAGATTTGCCTGTTTCGATTACAATGTGTTTTCTTTCCTGAGCTCATGTGGCAAAATTTTACACCGCACACCCTTCTGCCCTGCAGTGAGCATGGCTTGGGCTGATCCCCACGGACCTCCACAGTCTTTCTGACCATTCAGGTGCATCTGACTAGACAACATCTGGGACTGTCAAAGGAGGCCATCGGAGTTTGGTGTGCACATCCAATTTGCTTGGAAGGACAAGCTGAAGGAATGGAGAAACACCCACTTTTCCCTTGAATCTTGCTGTTATAATTCTcttaggtcaggggttctcaaactgggggtcaggaccgctcagggggttgtgaggttattacatgggggggttgcgaactgtcaacctccacccgaaaccccgctttgcttccagcatttataatgggttataaattaaaaactctttttatatatttaagggggggggtcatcacactcagaggcttgctatatgaaaggggtcaccagtacaaaagtttgagaaccactgtcttaagtGTTACTAAAAATtgccagcaagaagtcctgggtcTGATCCTCTGTTGCTCTACCCTGTGAGCCGTGACTTACATCCATGTAAAGATGTGAAATGCTACTGAGTCAGAATGGTGCCAGTGTATATTCAATATGTACCCTTGTAAGTCACTACAGGAGGGGCGGGGCAATGGAGAACACAACTCCGAATGCTGTTTTTTAGCTTTGCTAGTGGGTCAAAACCTTTGTGTTATTTTAACTCTATTTCTCTCATCTTAAACTTCCCAGACAttataaaaatacattatttaccACATCTCCCACAATAACGATTTAGCACATTTGGATTTTATCCATAGCCCACTGACATCAGCAGGGAagttcccattcacttcaacaggcttttcGATCAGGCCCATAATAAACTTGTTTATTTTCCAAAAACATTCATTGTACCTCTCCTTTAGATGCCTGTTGCTGACTACCTAGCGTCCCTGTCCCTCTGCTTCCGTCAGTCTGTTATGTACATTCCTAATAAGCATTGTATCACCCTGGTGTATAGTCTCAAACTTCACAAAGTTAGGACAAATATATGCATCCTAAAAATATTATGGGAAGAAGCTAACTTGCCTGCCCAGTAAGCAATCTCTGTGTCAAACAACAAAAATGAACAATATGAAACATAAAATCCTCCTAAAAAAAGTACCCAAATCACCTACAGCCTGACCCCATCCAACTccttggcaaaactcccatttgactTCAAAGGGGCAGGATCCGTCTCTACATTAGAGTGTAAGTGCACAAATATCCATTTACAAAAATATGCTAAGCCACCTTGAGTTACTGGAACAGAAATAAATAAAGTCTTCTAAATGCATGTAGTAAACATACACACTCCTGGAAAagcaagggccagatcctcagcctgtGTACACTGATGAAGATCAAGTGAAGTCAATTCCAATTGCCATCACCTGGGCAACATGGTTATAAAGTAGGAACTTCTAGGAAGGGCACACTTACAATACCAACAGGATTATGCCATTTAGTTTGCTTTTAGTGAATACACGTTTCTTTGTATTCAGTTTTTTTTCCAAGCAGCTATTTTTACTTGGGCAAAAGGTGTTACAGTTGTTGTTCTATAGGTAAAGCTATAACAGGGGTAGAGGAATGTTTTACTTTAGTATCCAGTAATAAATGTAAGATGAGATTTACTTAAAAGAGCTGAAACAAGATCCAGCTGTGTGCACCTACCATGTCCATCTGAAATCCATCACAGCAAATCACTTGGTAagtggctgggatggggggcaggggagctggttTTAAAAAGCCTCCTCTGTCAATTTGAGGCAAAGTCAGGCAGCAGAAAGAGCAGCTCCGGGCTTTGAGGTGTTTGTTGTTGCTGGATTGGATGTGATATGGCTCTAGCATAGAGGTTTCCTACAAGAAAAGAGTTTGGGTAAAATCAGCCCTTCAGAACAAAGCTCCTGCAAGGAAATAAGGGTCTGCTCTGCACTGGCTTCTGACAGGCTGGGGGACTTTCCACCTCCCTCACTCTGCTCTTTAGTGCCTATTTCCTTGGCGGCAGCAGCCTCTTGCTTTTGACCTGGCGTTTTTCCTCTGACAGTGTGCCACCTTCATCGATGAGCATTGGAACCCAACCCAGGACATCCTCCTCCATTAAAGCATCCGGCAAAAGAGCCTGAGGGGAGATGGAGTGGAATCTTATTTGGCTGAATCTCTACTGCCCAATGTAACCCTTAACCCCTCAtcctcaggagatgtgggttctagGCTCAGCTTTTCTGCTGGGTGACTTGGGTATGTCACTTCACTGCTCAGTGCCTCCGTTTCCCTTCATGTAAACTGTGGATAATGATACAGACCCCACcccctttgtaaagcgctttaaGATCTACTGATAGTGTCCTGCTATTATATAGCTTTATTACACTGAAAAGATCCCTTTTTATCCAGTCGAACTGAAGCCTGTGTCCCAGTCTGATAAACACTGTTCCATTGTATTTAATATCAGgctgtcattttcttttttgaattttttaaataagatttcTAAGGGCTCAGAACCTGGAGCAGTTCAAGGGGACAGTTTTGAGACAGGCAGAGTGATGGAAACTTATCAACGGCAGTAACAGCTGTGAGATCACCAGGCAGCTGGGTTACCTCACGAAACGGCAAAGATTTATGTTACTAGGCTTATtcaccattgtgtgtgtgtgtgtgtgtgtaggtggtaAATTGTTAGGATCATTTTAACTCTGCAGTGGGGCCTTTGAGGATGGCAATAAATACTTGGAATAATAAAACtgaagttatttttaaatatccCATAAATGCAGTGTGCATTTACACAAATAACTTCTGTTATTCTCCAGATCCTCAAGGTAATATGCCCATGAATACAGTATCTAAAATACATTTAGCTGATCACTGACATAAATAAGATCTCCTTTCTTATCCTCTTGAATAAGTTGTTGTGCCTGATGCCTAACAAAGTTACTAGCCGAACTTTAgacacaccctgccccccccaaaaccttTAATTagttatagcaggggtaggcaacctatggcataggtgccgaaggcggcacgcgagctgattttcagtggcactcacactgcctgggtcctggccaccggtccggggggctctgcattttaatttaattttaaatgaagcttcttaaacattttaaaatccttatttactttacatacaacaatagtttagttatatattatagacttagagaaagagaccatctaaaaatgttaaaatgtgttactggcacgcgaaaccttaacttagagtgaataaatgaagatttggcacaccacttctgaaaggttgccgacccctgagttataGCATAGTCCTGCTGCAGGAACAAGAAGGGAATATGCTGAATTACCTTCAAGTACACAGTAggtagttattttaaaaaaaagtttttgccaTCCACTGTATTCATTTTATAAAGGAAATCTATTCAAAAACCTCTAACTAAGATGTTTGTGCTAAACAAACCACTGTGTCTGCGACATGCTTAGAAATAGATATGCTGGTCTGTGAGTGATCTGCATTTACCCTTGAATATGTTGCAGTGAAATAGCAGTGCCTGCCACAAAACTGAATCCACATAGCAAACTTATTTCTCCCCCCCAATCAAAGTAGAAAAGTTGAGAGATGAAATCTCTAAATCAAGTCTCATGTTCAAACTCCGAAAGGTTCCAATGTGATGCTCTCTCAGGAGGTCAGCTCCATGCCAAATACCATTGGAGAAGTGCAAATAGATAGTGTGCACCAGCTGCCACAGCCTTTGCACCTTTTTGCTTTTTATGCAATAGTGGAGGAAGGTGATTAAGACTTTTGCATAGATGTTCTGGGCCTGATTGTTGTCCTGCACCTTCTGTGGTTCTTTGTAGACACTTTGCACTTACTCACAGGAGTAAGCCTGTAGGATCAGGATAAAAAAAAGGTAGCAGAGGTACATGTAATATACATGCAGGCTGCATCCTAGTGTGGATGGGGGTGCTGATATTGGTTGCTACACAAAATTCCTGCATGCAAGAATTACAAAAAGTTTATTGTACTTTTTCATTTCTCAGCCATAATCTTGGGAAGGTGGGGGAAGAATCAGCACTGTATGCGATTTAGCCATTGAAAAATTGTCAGGAGGGAGACTTTACAATATGCCATGCACCCCTAAGGCACTGTGAACTAATAACAGTCATGTCTAGAGTCAAATATGAGAGACGCGGCATGACCAGGCACAAAAAGGTTTACACTTGCTGTCATACACTCCACTGTTAGAGAAAAGAAGCAACTCTCTCCAAGCACAGGAGTGTTGGCACCAGGAATTCATACACCACCTTAAAGTTAAGAAGAAGAACTACATGCACTACACGCTGTACCTTTATGGGGAAAGGTCCGCTTGAAGGTAACAAGGATTAAACCAACAGACATTGAATAGGGTTCTTTAGAAATGACCACGGCAGGATTTATTAGAGACCGAAATCCCTTCTTTGgttcaccccccaccctccatcccttGTTTGACCCACCCCATGGAACGTTACAACAGGTAGCCGAGTTCTCTGCTAACCGCAGCAGAAGGGATCAAACCCACCTCGCCCACGTGGAGCTGGTCAATTACAGCCGGGCGGACTGATTGTTCCGCACCCCTGTACCTGCCTGCAGGCCAGTGACCGCTACCCAGCACAGCGGAGAGCCGCATCCCTCGCGATTCCCTTCGGACCCAGAAAATCCCTCTCGGCAACGCGCTCATGCTGCGCGGCTCCCTCTCCTCCAGACACTCGCCCGAGCCGGCTGCGGCGGCGAAAAGCCCCTGCGCGGTGCCCAGCGGGCTTGAACTTCGGGCACCACGTCGGTGCCGCTGGGTGCCCGGGCTGCCCGAGCCCGGAGCCGGGGCGCGCCGCTTACCTTCGCCTCGGCCGGAGTGGAAGTGGGGCCGCCAGCCCCTTGCACCGCGCACACAGCGGCCAGGGGGGACGCACATCGCAGCGCAAGGGAGTGTGAGCAAAGTGCTGAGCCAGGCTGGAAGACCGTTAAGGGACCGGGGGAAAGTCGCGGCTGGGAAGGGCTGAGCCGGTTGGCAGCAGGCGGGCCGGAGTTGGAAAAGCTGCTTGCTCGGTTTCCCCTCTGGCGTCCTTCTCTccgctgggcaggaggggcgcaGGCTCGGCcgtccagccccccgcccccccaggcctGAGCAAACctgcccctgcggagctcccagACTGGCCTTTGGGTGCTAGGGGAATAGAAATAACAATACGCCCTCCTCATCCACCCTCCCCAACACGGAATCCCCCTTTCAGGTCCTCTGAAATGCACTCAGAGCCCGTGGCGATGGGCACCGTATATCAACCTAGATACCACAAGCCTGGGGAAACAGGTGCATTTTACAGCAGCGCCTGATATCTGACAAACCCAGAGGGTGACACAAGCAAatcacccccaccctcccttgTATGAAGGTTAATTGAAATGTGGTGTAAGACGCTGATCCTGCTCCAAGTGGCAGGACTGCTGAGCCCTATAGACTTCAAGGGTGGGGGGGTCTGCTCGAGTGGAGTTCATGGCAGGATCAGTGTCTTGTGGTTTTTTAAAAGCTCTGCCGGAGCAAAGTGCGCTTTGAAATCCAGAGGGGCTCCTAACTGGCTGAAAAATAACGTTGGAAGGAATGTGGCTTGCGTCAGATTTAGAACTATGTTCTTAATGCAACAAAGTTTGAGGGTGTTTCTCAatcttatttaaaaacatttaaaaggaaTGTCTAGGCTTCAATCTATCCGTTAATATAATATCAATAATTTAGTTGTTTTTAATATTGTGGTTTCCTTTGTTTACCTTAGATATAAGCAGGAACATTTGCCTTAAATGTTGGGGGAAGGGTCTGTTTGGTTTTTGTGGCTAAGTTTACCCACAgcttacatttaattacatttaaGGCACTATTTAATCAATGCTTGATAGATCAGCAATGCACCAGATGCTTTTAAGCAGCCTCTGTTGCTGAGAATGTTCATGTACTTTTGAGACTCctttctggggtgaaatcctggtcccagtgaagtcaatggaaatcttgCCAAATCTAATTTttctgaggccaggatttcaccctcttcCTGTTGTGTTAACTTCTTTCTGGTGGTGGAGATGCAGTCCCTTAAGTTATCCCACCATGGGTTCTGTCTCCTTCAGTCAAAGTCAGGCCAGAGGTGTTCTGGAGAATTGCCACTACTTTATACAAGAAGTCCGCTATTTTCACCTTTTGTCTAGCATTCCTTTCTGATGCTTATGTTTGCAGCACCTTTCATCCGCCCCAAAAGACAGGCCAGCTCCCTCAGAATGGAATCTAATG
The sequence above is a segment of the Mauremys mutica isolate MM-2020 ecotype Southern chromosome 12, ASM2049712v1, whole genome shotgun sequence genome. Coding sequences within it:
- the TMEM100 gene encoding transmembrane protein 100, which gives rise to MTDEPIKEILGAPKHPEPVTMEKSNNNDCVVTTVPLVSECQLTAATGGAELSCYRCTIPFGVVILIAGVVVTAVAYSFNSHGSIISVFGLVLLSSGLLLLASSALCWKIRQQHKKAKRRESQTALVANQRSLFG